One part of the Bacteroidia bacterium genome encodes these proteins:
- a CDS encoding T9SS type A sorting domain-containing protein has product MKRYTILLKLFFIICYAFPQSPQLGWSRAFGGSEVDFARAVEVDTSGNIYMAGFFEGSVDFDPSAGANILSAAPGERDIFIQKLTPSGDLLWVKQISAGSRIDTVIDKIIQVDLAGNVYLSASFRGMVDFDPGPGNFILNSTTAFDYDFFLLKLDSSGNFLWATQTGAQQNEIFSTIALDDSSNIIRMGYFYGTLDFDPGPGDFSITASSGGDIFFQKLDSAANFLWAKSLGNSEQNYIGALRTDARGNIIASGSFKNSMDFDPGVGTFMLNALNLSYDIFTLKLSPEGNLLWVSQIQSENSEFHSNLEVNAQGEIYCTASFSGSLDLDPGPAVYGLTSSNNGLNFDGFLQKIDSLGNFIWGKQFSGTSGNFSSFYPQFIRFDADEYIYLNGYVWGEVDFDPGPGMSIAGGPNDKANFLLKLTDNADLIWSRTFGKDIPELVKDLVIDKEEAIYLAGRLGAAWDIDPGPGIAYLRSPNQNSDIFLLKWEQDSCSGFRLAIDSVNNIQCGISGLIASHGEGGLAPYTYIWNPNPLGQDSILRSFDPGIYALMISDSLNCSTGTNVYLPGPEYQNQRDMGVNLILPPLRAGRRQTAFLEARNNGCVSDSLSLKFVMSDPRISIHSVSPPAQFIQGDTLIWTKNDFDYDEGLLRIALNLDVSVPLSNLSNACFWAKAEAFSGDVDPSNNEQMICKPILNSYDPNDIQVYPAGHCEQGYILNDQLLSYKIRFQNTGNADALDIFILDSLDTDLDLESFRLLGQSHDPLIVELLPDRVLKFSFDNIHLPDSSSDEPNSHGYILYEIAPEDSLLAGTEIFNRAGIYFDFNEVVLTNTVRNTIIDQLPRLDTAYLEVNSCDSFRLNEISYEHSGLFYQYLSGMDNCDSVLVLDLQIEQIENGIEQIGGSLQAIEEGASYQWLDCDQGNLPIANATNRSFSPSQNGNYAVQIIKGACSEISDCINMTRLAIDKDFQEQLKLYPNPTRDELRLEFLSIQKELEIRIYNYAGLLLQKEIFEEIESTRISLPRAAGIYIIELIGENQRSLHKIWKQK; this is encoded by the coding sequence GGAAGTCGGATTGATACTGTCATAGATAAAATCATTCAAGTTGATCTTGCGGGCAATGTTTACCTAAGTGCTTCTTTCAGAGGAATGGTAGATTTCGATCCAGGCCCCGGAAATTTTATCCTCAATAGCACCACAGCTTTTGACTATGATTTTTTCTTGCTAAAACTGGATAGCTCCGGGAATTTCCTCTGGGCTACACAAACGGGAGCTCAGCAGAATGAAATTTTCTCCACGATTGCCCTGGATGACTCCTCCAACATCATCCGGATGGGATATTTTTATGGTACCCTAGATTTTGATCCTGGGCCGGGGGATTTTTCCATTACGGCTTCAAGCGGAGGAGATATCTTTTTTCAGAAATTGGATAGTGCGGCTAATTTCCTTTGGGCTAAAAGTCTGGGAAATTCAGAACAGAATTATATAGGTGCTCTTCGAACAGATGCAAGAGGGAATATTATTGCTTCGGGGAGTTTCAAAAACAGTATGGACTTCGATCCTGGAGTGGGAACTTTTATGTTGAATGCCCTCAACCTGAGCTATGATATTTTTACCCTAAAACTGAGTCCGGAAGGGAATCTTCTCTGGGTCAGTCAAATTCAAAGCGAAAATTCGGAATTTCACAGCAATCTTGAAGTAAATGCGCAAGGGGAAATCTATTGTACGGCGAGCTTTAGTGGATCGCTCGACCTTGATCCTGGCCCTGCGGTGTATGGGCTGACTTCCTCAAATAACGGATTGAATTTCGATGGCTTTCTGCAAAAAATCGATAGCCTGGGGAATTTCATCTGGGGAAAGCAGTTCTCCGGTACATCCGGCAACTTCAGTTCCTTCTATCCTCAATTTATACGATTTGATGCAGATGAATATATCTACCTGAATGGCTATGTCTGGGGAGAGGTTGATTTCGATCCTGGCCCGGGGATGAGTATAGCGGGAGGCCCCAATGATAAAGCAAATTTCCTCTTGAAATTAACCGATAATGCTGATCTCATTTGGAGCAGGACCTTTGGAAAAGATATTCCTGAACTGGTCAAGGATTTAGTAATTGATAAAGAAGAGGCCATCTATTTGGCGGGAAGATTAGGCGCTGCCTGGGATATCGATCCCGGCCCTGGAATTGCCTACTTGAGAAGCCCGAATCAAAATTCGGATATCTTCCTACTAAAATGGGAGCAAGACAGTTGCTCAGGCTTTCGCCTTGCCATAGATAGTGTCAATAATATTCAGTGCGGAATTTCGGGTTTGATAGCTAGTCATGGAGAAGGAGGCTTAGCCCCTTACACCTATATATGGAATCCCAACCCTCTGGGACAGGATTCAATCCTGCGAAGTTTTGATCCGGGCATTTATGCGCTCATGATTTCGGATTCCTTAAACTGCTCCACGGGAACGAATGTATACCTTCCTGGTCCGGAATATCAAAATCAGCGGGACATGGGAGTAAATTTGATACTCCCTCCCTTACGAGCAGGAAGGAGGCAGACCGCATTTCTGGAGGCCCGAAATAATGGATGTGTATCTGATAGCCTGAGCCTGAAATTTGTGATGAGCGACCCGAGAATCAGTATCCATTCAGTTTCTCCTCCAGCCCAATTTATACAAGGTGATACCCTGATCTGGACGAAGAATGACTTTGACTATGATGAGGGGCTTTTGAGAATTGCCCTGAATCTGGATGTTTCTGTCCCGCTAAGCAATTTATCAAATGCTTGTTTTTGGGCGAAAGCTGAGGCCTTTAGCGGCGATGTCGATCCCTCCAATAATGAACAAATGATTTGTAAGCCGATCCTTAATTCTTATGATCCCAATGACATACAGGTGTATCCAGCAGGTCATTGTGAGCAAGGTTATATTCTCAATGATCAATTACTGAGCTATAAGATTCGATTTCAAAATACAGGCAATGCCGATGCTCTGGATATTTTTATTTTGGATAGCCTGGATACAGATTTGGATTTGGAAAGTTTTCGCTTACTTGGCCAAAGTCATGATCCTTTGATTGTGGAACTACTTCCGGATCGGGTATTGAAATTCAGCTTTGACAATATACATCTCCCTGATAGTAGCAGTGATGAGCCCAATAGTCATGGCTATATCCTTTATGAAATCGCTCCCGAAGACAGCCTATTAGCAGGAACAGAAATCTTCAATCGTGCAGGGATATATTTTGATTTCAATGAGGTTGTCCTTACCAATACCGTTCGAAATACAATTATAGATCAGCTTCCCAGATTGGATACCGCTTATTTAGAGGTGAATAGCTGTGATAGTTTTAGATTAAATGAAATCAGCTATGAGCACTCGGGCTTATTTTACCAATACCTCAGCGGCATGGATAATTGTGATAGCGTCCTGGTATTAGACCTGCAAATTGAGCAGATAGAAAACGGGATAGAACAGATTGGAGGAAGCCTTCAAGCCATAGAAGAGGGAGCCAGCTATCAATGGCTGGATTGTGATCAGGGAAATCTCCCTATCGCAAATGCGACAAATCGAAGTTTCAGTCCTTCTCAGAACGGAAACTATGCTGTTCAAATAATAAAGGGAGCATGTTCGGAGATTTCGGACTGCATCAATATGACCCGCCTTGCTATTGATAAGGATTTTCAGGAACAGCTCAAGTTATACCCCAATCCGACCCGAGACGAGCTTAGACTGGAATTTCTTAGCATACAAAAAGAGCTGGAAATCAGGATTTATAATTATGCAGGTTTGTTGCTGCAAAAGGAAATTTTTGAAGAAATCGAAAGTACCCGAATTAGCTTGCCCCGGGCAGCTGGCATATATATAATTGAATTAATAGGAGAAAATCAAAGAAGTCTGCACAAGATCTGGAAGCAAAAGTAG
- a CDS encoding T9SS type A sorting domain-containing protein, translating to MNKFLHFLVLFFLCSLSYGQYVGLDWGYALDNQQYTTGTAIQADQAGNTFIAGLYEGNLDLDPGPGTHIVNSGSGFTSLFIKKVDASGNFLWGHNFDLGLFTDSLAGKSIGINGNGDLYLTGLFSGTVDFDPGPNTFNLTANNTNWGDFFVLKLDGNGNFLWAKNFGGTDYSERASLNVDASDNVILAGYFYGTIDFDPGAGSSVLNAGNNGKFFIQKLDSNGDFQWVKEIGNGSYNSLGGFQMDSQDNLFLSGRFSGTLDLDPGAGTSNVVSLGNGADVFVLKLDNAGDFVWGVNAVSGGSPWGTNTLDVDQAGVVYLAGDFQGSPDFDPGTGVFTMTSSSNGSRNDGYLLKLDNQGAFVWAKQFSGVSIPGNNSYVNPQIIRLDQSGQAYMFGYYQGTIDFDPGPGSTNLTPPNRSSFFIVKLNQSGDLNWALSLDSDAYNLIRDVSIDTQDNIYVSGGFFQSLDIDPGQGSFTLNNSGNTSMFAFKWTQDSCSNLAAIIDSVADVTCGGTGFASGYASGGTAPYMYSWNNTPASTDTFANFTTAGTYEFTVTDASGCSRTSNILVNGPTSQNGLDLVVNITSTPFRTGFPATIWIDAFNDGCQPVTGEVVLVLDPFLSYNSSSPPPDTIIGDSLIWYVSNMNFDSPHFMAAVDVTVSLNAGIGDRICLDADISPKTNDTNTKNNTRDYCRDVINAYDPNDKLASPQGLCEEGYIEANELLTYTVRFQNTGNADAINIFILDTLDQDFDINSLKVVGQSHKPMITEILADRVLKFRFDNIHLPDSTTDEKNSHGYVMFEVAPLAGLPVGTELTNTAGIYFDFNEPVITNTVFNTITDVLPTLDTSYVSASSCNSYTLNGRTYTQSGSFVQQLSGTGACDSVVILNLSLQPLDTSVTLIGKTLTANEGGAHGLNVSYQWVDCDNNNSPISGATQQSFTPEVDGNYAVIISRDNCSEISACTNVSIVGIDPDFQSQVKYYPNPSQGRVEVELGSLYQEINMNVLNALGQKLMSETYRAESTLTLDLPQPKGIYFVQIEADGKQAVIKIIRN from the coding sequence ATGAACAAATTCCTACACTTCCTCGTCCTCTTTTTTTTATGCAGCCTCAGCTATGGTCAATATGTCGGCCTGGATTGGGGATATGCCCTGGATAATCAACAATACACGACTGGAACAGCTATTCAGGCCGACCAGGCAGGCAATACTTTTATCGCTGGGCTTTATGAAGGAAACCTCGACCTGGATCCCGGACCGGGAACCCATATAGTCAATTCCGGATCAGGATTTACTTCCTTATTTATCAAAAAAGTGGATGCCTCAGGAAATTTTCTCTGGGGGCATAATTTTGATCTCGGACTTTTTACAGATTCTTTAGCAGGGAAGAGTATCGGAATAAATGGAAACGGAGATCTCTACCTTACCGGCCTTTTTAGTGGTACAGTGGATTTTGATCCAGGCCCGAATACTTTCAACCTTACGGCAAATAATACCAATTGGGGCGACTTTTTTGTTCTAAAGCTGGATGGGAATGGCAATTTTTTATGGGCAAAGAACTTCGGAGGAACAGATTATAGCGAGCGGGCAAGCCTAAACGTTGATGCTTCAGACAATGTGATTCTGGCAGGCTATTTCTACGGAACTATAGATTTCGATCCGGGGGCAGGTTCTAGCGTCTTGAATGCGGGCAATAATGGCAAATTTTTTATTCAAAAGTTGGATAGTAATGGGGATTTTCAATGGGTAAAAGAAATTGGGAATGGGAGTTATAATAGTTTGGGAGGATTTCAAATGGATTCCCAAGACAATCTTTTCTTATCTGGAAGGTTTAGTGGAACTCTTGATTTGGATCCTGGTGCGGGGACTTCTAATGTAGTTAGTCTGGGAAATGGAGCGGATGTCTTTGTTCTAAAACTTGATAACGCAGGAGATTTTGTTTGGGGAGTAAATGCTGTGTCGGGAGGAAGCCCCTGGGGAACCAATACCCTGGACGTAGATCAGGCGGGCGTTGTCTATCTTGCAGGAGATTTTCAGGGAAGCCCGGATTTTGATCCGGGAACAGGCGTTTTTACTATGACTTCCTCTAGCAATGGTAGCCGCAATGACGGTTATCTGCTAAAGCTAGACAATCAGGGAGCTTTTGTCTGGGCGAAACAATTTAGCGGAGTATCTATTCCTGGTAACAATAGCTATGTCAATCCGCAAATCATCCGGCTAGACCAATCCGGCCAAGCCTATATGTTTGGGTATTATCAGGGGACGATCGATTTTGATCCCGGACCGGGAAGTACAAATCTCACTCCTCCAAACCGGTCAAGCTTTTTTATTGTTAAATTGAATCAGAGCGGAGACCTTAACTGGGCCTTAAGCCTTGATTCTGATGCTTACAACCTTATTCGTGATGTAAGCATTGATACCCAGGATAATATTTATGTAAGTGGAGGCTTTTTCCAAAGCCTGGACATTGATCCGGGGCAGGGGAGCTTTACCCTGAATAACAGTGGAAATACTTCTATGTTTGCCTTCAAATGGACCCAGGATTCCTGTTCCAATCTTGCTGCAATTATTGATAGTGTGGCGGATGTAACTTGTGGAGGAACAGGCTTTGCATCAGGCTATGCTTCGGGGGGAACAGCTCCCTATATGTATTCCTGGAATAATACTCCTGCGAGTACAGATACCTTTGCAAATTTCACTACTGCAGGGACCTATGAGTTTACCGTTACTGATGCGAGCGGATGTAGCAGAACTTCCAATATTTTGGTAAATGGACCTACCAGCCAAAATGGGCTGGATTTGGTCGTCAATATTACTTCTACTCCCTTCCGAACAGGTTTTCCTGCCACGATTTGGATAGACGCATTCAATGATGGATGTCAGCCCGTAACGGGAGAAGTGGTACTTGTACTCGATCCATTCTTAAGCTATAATTCTTCTTCGCCTCCTCCGGATACAATCATCGGAGATAGCCTGATCTGGTATGTCAGTAATATGAATTTTGACAGTCCGCATTTTATGGCTGCCGTAGATGTGACAGTTAGTCTGAATGCTGGCATTGGAGATCGGATTTGTCTGGACGCAGATATCAGTCCCAAAACCAATGATACCAACACAAAAAACAATACCCGTGATTATTGCCGGGACGTAATCAATGCTTACGACCCTAATGATAAGCTAGCTTCTCCACAAGGATTGTGTGAGGAAGGATATATAGAGGCAAATGAACTCCTGACCTATACGGTACGCTTTCAAAATACGGGAAATGCAGATGCGATCAATATTTTCATCCTCGATACCCTGGATCAGGATTTCGATATCAATAGCCTCAAAGTTGTAGGCCAAAGTCATAAGCCCATGATCACGGAGATTCTTGCAGATCGGGTGTTGAAATTTCGCTTTGACAATATCCATCTGCCGGATAGCACCACAGATGAAAAGAATAGCCATGGCTATGTGATGTTTGAAGTAGCACCATTGGCTGGACTTCCTGTGGGGACAGAACTTACCAATACTGCCGGGATATACTTTGACTTTAACGAGCCAGTGATTACCAATACCGTATTCAATACTATCACGGATGTTCTTCCTACTTTGGACACTTCTTATGTAAGTGCGAGCAGTTGCAACAGCTATACCCTCAATGGGAGGACTTATACGCAATCCGGAAGTTTCGTTCAGCAGCTATCCGGTACTGGTGCCTGCGATAGTGTAGTCATATTGAATCTTAGTCTCCAGCCGCTGGATACGAGTGTGACCTTGATTGGCAAAACCTTGACAGCTAATGAGGGAGGTGCACATGGCCTCAATGTGAGTTACCAATGGGTGGATTGTGATAACAATAATTCGCCTATTAGCGGAGCTACCCAACAAAGCTTTACCCCTGAAGTTGATGGAAACTATGCTGTCATCATTAGTCGGGATAATTGCTCTGAAATTTCTGCCTGTACCAATGTATCTATAGTCGGAATTGATCCGGATTTTCAATCACAAGTGAAGTACTATCCCAATCCTTCGCAGGGAAGGGTAGAGGTGGAATTGGGAAGCCTGTACCAGGAAATCAATATGAATGTACTCAATGCTTTGGGACAAAAGCTGATGAGTGAGACATATAGGGCTGAAAGTACGCTGACCCTTGATCTACCACAACCTAAAGGAATTTATTTTGTGCAAATTGAAGCGGATGGGAAGCAGGCGGTGATAAAAATCATAAGAAATTAA
- a CDS encoding serine hydrolase domain-containing protein, which yields MKRLLLLVTLSFFSFFSFSQSPIDSAALDAFMDGQIQTLMQELDINGVTVSVVKGQELFWSKGYGWADEKAGIKVDPAESLFRMGSISKMFVWTAVMQLYEEGKLNLDADIRSYIEDFEIDDSYEEVITMKHLMSHSAGFEDYYIQLFSSDSLPPNSLGEELKKHNPGRIRPPGVHSSYSNHGTGMAAYIVERISGLKWEDYVQERIFDPLGMTKSTFAYNLPPKFKQAHSQGYTHSEGKYSSHSFKGVPLAPVGIASTTAEDMVPFMVAHMNHGKYEEVALLDSTTSGLMQTPLHVHAEGLRGICYGFFDHSRNGYKIVGHGGATEYFFSYMLLMPDEDVGIFISTNTQGGVDLIRKATDAFFDRFYPNTTELNEIELSEEELKAFSGSYLSNRRPHNRFTKIIGLLNTPTEVSVRNGKLWTDGSDPQSWIPIGPTLFQNSQSTARLAFEKDDLGEYAYMYMDASPHVAMERVSGIESRSLNIFILIMSLGLGIFALILWLINFFLKRSYGLSSERQLPIASKFITMVNVLLLLGFAFAFGLTLDSIFEEGVKDSHYLTFVISAIFGLFTLFQFVLALGHFRKDVKIRSSIFYLILSLGMLGLLFMMNYWNLIGFQLT from the coding sequence ATGAAACGCCTACTACTATTAGTTACCCTATCATTCTTTTCTTTTTTCTCCTTTAGCCAAAGCCCTATAGACAGTGCTGCTCTGGATGCCTTCATGGATGGTCAGATCCAAACCCTGATGCAGGAATTGGACATCAATGGAGTGACAGTTTCTGTTGTAAAAGGGCAGGAACTTTTCTGGAGCAAGGGCTACGGATGGGCAGATGAAAAAGCAGGAATAAAAGTTGACCCTGCCGAAAGCCTGTTTCGTATGGGATCTATTTCTAAAATGTTTGTCTGGACGGCTGTCATGCAGCTCTATGAAGAAGGAAAACTAAATTTGGATGCCGATATCCGAAGCTATATCGAGGATTTTGAAATAGATGATAGCTATGAGGAAGTGATCACGATGAAGCATCTGATGAGCCATTCGGCAGGATTTGAGGACTACTACATTCAGTTATTTTCTTCTGATAGCCTTCCTCCAAATTCTCTGGGTGAAGAACTCAAAAAGCATAATCCGGGCAGGATAAGGCCGCCGGGGGTCCATTCTTCCTATTCAAATCATGGGACGGGAATGGCCGCTTATATTGTGGAAAGGATTTCAGGATTGAAATGGGAAGATTATGTACAGGAGCGGATATTTGATCCGCTTGGGATGACGAAAAGTACCTTTGCCTATAATCTCCCCCCAAAATTTAAGCAAGCACATTCGCAGGGATATACCCATAGCGAGGGGAAATATAGCAGCCATTCTTTCAAAGGAGTTCCCCTTGCACCTGTAGGGATTGCTTCGACGACAGCAGAAGATATGGTGCCCTTTATGGTCGCTCACATGAATCATGGGAAGTATGAAGAGGTAGCGCTACTCGATTCTACCACTTCCGGACTTATGCAAACTCCATTGCATGTTCATGCAGAAGGATTGAGAGGCATATGCTATGGCTTTTTCGATCATAGCAGAAATGGCTATAAGATTGTAGGACATGGAGGAGCTACCGAATACTTCTTCAGCTATATGTTGCTCATGCCAGATGAAGATGTAGGGATTTTCATTTCGACCAATACCCAGGGAGGAGTTGATTTGATCCGGAAAGCTACAGATGCATTTTTTGATCGCTTTTACCCTAATACTACTGAGCTGAATGAAATAGAATTGTCTGAAGAAGAACTCAAGGCATTTAGTGGTTCTTATCTCAGCAACCGCAGGCCTCACAATCGCTTTACCAAAATCATAGGTTTGCTCAATACACCTACAGAAGTTTCGGTTCGAAATGGAAAGCTCTGGACAGATGGTTCGGATCCCCAGAGCTGGATACCGATCGGCCCAACTTTATTCCAGAATAGCCAAAGCACGGCAAGACTGGCATTCGAGAAAGATGATTTGGGAGAATATGCATACATGTATATGGATGCTTCGCCTCATGTCGCTATGGAAAGGGTCAGTGGGATTGAATCCCGCTCGCTCAACATTTTCATATTGATCATGAGTTTGGGGCTGGGAATTTTTGCCCTTATCCTTTGGCTCATCAACTTCTTTCTCAAGCGATCTTATGGCCTGAGTTCAGAACGGCAATTGCCCATTGCTTCCAAATTTATTACGATGGTGAATGTCTTGCTCTTGCTAGGATTCGCCTTTGCATTCGGACTGACTTTGGATTCCATTTTTGAAGAAGGCGTAAAAGACAGCCACTATCTCACCTTTGTGATTTCTGCGATTTTTGGACTCTTTACCCTATTTCAATTTGTCCTTGCTTTAGGGCATTTCCGGAAAGATGTGAAAATTCGTTCGAGTATTTTCTACCTCATCCTTTCTCTGGGGATGCTGGGCTTGCTCTTTATGATGAATTATTGGAATCTCATCGGCTTCCAATTGACCTAA
- a CDS encoding diheme cytochrome c-553, with product MRKLELIAALLYLCLVYLFTSCGQVSPDHNSPYSTEPEVSDIEASIERGRYLITLMDCNSCHTPKIMTEQGPVPDPARMLSGHPGDQPFIGFEKEDAPKGNWLLFNSDLTTAIGPWGVSFSANLTPDPSGLGNWTYEQFKMAITAGKHKGMENGRSLLPPMPWQSYAELKEEDIRAIFDYLRIIKPIENIVPPPIPPADLTMN from the coding sequence ATGAGAAAGTTGGAACTGATTGCGGCCCTTCTTTACCTATGCCTGGTATATCTCTTTACGTCTTGTGGACAGGTTTCTCCTGACCATAATTCACCCTACAGCACAGAGCCTGAAGTTTCTGATATAGAAGCTTCTATTGAGAGAGGTCGATACCTTATCACCCTTATGGATTGTAATTCATGCCATACGCCCAAAATAATGACTGAGCAAGGTCCGGTTCCTGATCCTGCTCGCATGCTTTCAGGGCATCCGGGCGATCAACCTTTTATAGGATTTGAGAAAGAGGATGCGCCAAAGGGAAATTGGCTTTTATTCAATTCGGATTTGACAACTGCCATAGGTCCTTGGGGAGTTTCTTTCTCTGCCAACCTAACGCCTGATCCCAGCGGATTGGGGAATTGGACTTATGAACAGTTTAAAATGGCTATCACAGCGGGAAAACACAAAGGGATGGAGAATGGCAGGAGTTTATTGCCGCCCATGCCCTGGCAGTCTTATGCAGAGCTCAAGGAAGAAGATATTAGAGCGATCTTCGATTATTTACGGATCATAAAACCCATCGAAAATATCGTTCCACCTCCGATTCCCCCTGCGGATCTGACAATGAATTGA
- a CDS encoding neutral/alkaline non-lysosomal ceramidase N-terminal domain-containing protein, with product MKKTATWKKVLIYSVLILLSLLLTTFLWVKQQTKDRHTGYSIDIQHQSQKPQPLRVGFSALEISPLVSDSWEDKNEDASYNPEDGDSYEDKNGNGKFDPVWMAGFQNQRPAQGIHDPLWSRAMVIDDGDFVLAWAVLDMIGYGNDDIIEVRKRVQDSLKIDYIIVSSTHTHEGPDLIGLWGESYTKSGVDPVYRQFVIEQTVNSIIRAYENRQAARIQFSQDLEGAIPYVTDTRKPLVLDPGIRVMHVSDAVQDTTLGTLISWANHPETLWNKNLLISSDFPHYIREGVEKGTYYQDSLVMEGLGGIAIFANGSIGGLMTTHPTFSIPHPHTADSLKAPGYEKTEAQGIAIAELVLKAVAGSREKEGLEEAALYVKANSIELPLSNPLYKLALSLGVLDRGLTSFWTMRSELAYWRLGPAEFLHHPAEIYPEIVNGGVEAPEGRDFLIDAIETPSVRSYMKSEFKFVMGLSNDMIGYAIPKSEWDEEPPHIYGYEDPPYGEVNSLGPETGPILYREMKKILGVEK from the coding sequence ATGAAAAAAACTGCTACATGGAAAAAGGTGCTGATCTACTCAGTACTGATTCTCCTAAGTCTCCTCCTGACGACTTTTCTTTGGGTTAAACAGCAAACCAAAGATCGACATACGGGCTATAGCATAGATATTCAACATCAAAGTCAAAAGCCTCAACCACTTAGGGTTGGCTTTTCTGCCCTTGAGATTAGTCCACTTGTCTCCGATAGTTGGGAAGACAAAAACGAGGATGCCAGTTACAATCCGGAAGATGGGGACAGCTATGAAGACAAAAATGGAAATGGGAAATTTGATCCAGTATGGATGGCAGGATTTCAGAATCAGCGACCGGCCCAGGGCATTCATGATCCTTTATGGAGCAGGGCTATGGTCATTGATGATGGAGATTTTGTCCTTGCATGGGCGGTTCTGGACATGATAGGTTATGGCAATGATGATATCATTGAAGTAAGAAAACGAGTCCAGGATTCTTTAAAGATAGACTACATCATTGTTTCCAGTACACATACGCATGAAGGACCTGACCTGATTGGACTTTGGGGAGAGAGCTATACTAAATCCGGCGTAGATCCGGTGTATCGACAATTTGTAATTGAGCAAACGGTAAATTCTATCATCAGGGCTTATGAAAACAGGCAAGCTGCCCGCATTCAATTCTCTCAGGATCTGGAGGGAGCCATTCCTTATGTAACCGACACTCGCAAGCCTTTGGTACTCGATCCCGGAATACGAGTGATGCATGTCAGTGATGCAGTACAGGATACGACCCTTGGCACGCTCATCAGTTGGGCCAATCATCCGGAGACTCTTTGGAACAAAAACCTTTTAATCAGCTCAGATTTTCCACACTACATTCGGGAAGGGGTGGAGAAAGGAACTTATTATCAGGATTCTCTGGTCATGGAAGGCCTGGGAGGAATAGCCATTTTCGCAAATGGATCTATAGGAGGATTGATGACTACCCATCCGACCTTTAGTATACCTCATCCTCATACTGCTGATAGCCTCAAAGCTCCCGGATATGAAAAAACGGAGGCACAGGGGATAGCTATTGCCGAACTGGTTCTGAAAGCGGTAGCAGGAAGTCGGGAGAAAGAAGGGCTTGAAGAAGCAGCTCTTTATGTAAAGGCAAATAGTATCGAGCTTCCGCTGAGCAATCCCTTATATAAACTGGCGCTGAGCCTCGGTGTCCTCGACAGAGGACTCACTAGCTTCTGGACCATGCGCTCTGAACTCGCTTACTGGCGACTGGGCCCGGCCGAATTTCTTCATCATCCCGCAGAAATATATCCCGAAATTGTTAATGGAGGTGTCGAAGCACCGGAGGGAAGAGATTTCCTCATTGACGCTATAGAAACTCCCTCAGTCAGGAGTTATATGAAATCTGAGTTCAAATTTGTCATGGGTCTCTCAAATGATATGATTGGCTATGCGATACCCAAAAGTGAATGGGATGAAGAGCCTCCACATATCTATGGATACGAAGATCCTCCCTACGGAGAAGTCAATTCTCTCGGGCCGGAAACCGGGCCTATTTTATACCGGGAGATGAAAAAGATACTGGGAGTAGAAAAATAA
- a CDS encoding heme NO-binding domain-containing protein, protein MKGIVFTEFLEMVEDKFGFEIADSIVSESKLESGGVYTAVGTYHHREMVQLVSKLSQKSKVQIPELLKTFGRHLFGQFVKGYGRFFTKTQNSFEFLSGIENYIHVEVRKLYPDAELPKFEVGLIGRDHMELIYKSERGMADFAEGLIEGCIAHFGEDISIRRENINRSQEVKFLLDRKM, encoded by the coding sequence ATGAAAGGAATCGTTTTTACAGAATTTTTGGAAATGGTAGAAGACAAGTTTGGTTTTGAAATCGCTGATAGCATTGTCAGTGAATCCAAACTGGAGTCAGGGGGAGTATATACGGCTGTGGGAACTTATCATCACCGTGAAATGGTACAATTGGTAAGCAAGCTGAGTCAGAAGTCTAAAGTGCAAATCCCTGAATTGCTCAAAACCTTTGGAAGGCACCTATTTGGTCAGTTTGTAAAGGGCTACGGGCGTTTCTTTACCAAGACGCAAAATTCCTTCGAATTTTTATCGGGAATCGAAAACTACATACATGTAGAAGTTCGCAAGCTATATCCTGATGCTGAACTCCCCAAATTTGAAGTAGGGCTGATAGGAAGAGATCATATGGAATTGATCTACAAATCAGAGCGTGGGATGGCAGATTTTGCAGAAGGATTGATCGAGGGTTGCATCGCGCACTTTGGAGAAGATATTAGCATTAGAAGAGAAAATATAAATAGAAGCCAGGAAGTTAAATTTTTGCTGGATAGAAAAATGTAG